Proteins from a single region of Chryseobacterium sp. W4I1:
- a CDS encoding PhoH family protein — MFELTYDLEDVDVKTFYGVNNQYFNLLKSSFPTLKITGRDHFIFAMGNQEALDIFKLKLDDIVKFISENNSIALKDVENVLNIKDENEKHLIFDQDIIVKGVNGKIIKAKTTNLKRLVKETEKKDMVFAIGPAGTGKTYTSVALAARALRDKEVKRIVLTRPAVEAGESLGFLPGDLKEKLDPYLQPLYDALRDMIPHEKLEGFMEKKVIEVAPLAFMRGRTLDDAFVILDEAQNTTHAQMKMFLTRMGMNAKFIITGDPTQIDLPPKQQSGLKEAMRILKDVKEIGFVHLTEEDVVRHPVVKKIILAYNEEDKRLKD; from the coding sequence ATGTTCGAATTAACATATGATTTGGAAGATGTCGATGTAAAGACCTTCTATGGCGTTAATAATCAATATTTCAATCTATTAAAATCAAGCTTTCCTACGCTTAAGATCACCGGAAGAGATCATTTTATCTTTGCGATGGGTAATCAGGAGGCTTTGGATATATTTAAACTAAAACTGGATGATATTGTAAAATTCATCTCTGAAAACAATTCTATTGCTCTGAAAGATGTTGAAAATGTCCTTAATATCAAGGATGAGAATGAAAAACATCTGATTTTCGATCAGGATATTATTGTAAAAGGAGTCAATGGCAAGATCATCAAAGCCAAAACAACCAACCTTAAAAGACTGGTTAAAGAAACGGAGAAAAAAGATATGGTTTTTGCCATCGGACCTGCGGGAACTGGGAAAACATATACGAGTGTGGCTTTGGCTGCCAGAGCTTTGAGAGATAAAGAGGTTAAGAGAATTGTACTGACAAGACCAGCCGTGGAAGCAGGGGAGAGTTTAGGATTTCTTCCCGGAGACCTGAAGGAAAAGCTGGATCCTTATTTACAGCCTCTTTACGATGCCTTAAGAGATATGATCCCTCATGAAAAACTCGAAGGTTTTATGGAGAAAAAGGTTATTGAAGTGGCTCCGCTTGCCTTTATGAGAGGACGTACACTGGATGATGCCTTTGTAATTCTTGATGAAGCTCAAAATACAACACATGCTCAGATGAAAATGTTTCTCACCAGAATGGGAATGAATGCAAAGTTCATTATTACAGGTGACCCGACTCAGATCGATTTACCGCCAAAACAACAGTCGGGTTTGAAAGAAGCCATGAGAATTTTAAAAGATGTTAAAGAAATCGGATTTGTACACCTTACAGAAGAAGATGTTGTAAGACATCCTGTTGTAAAGAAGATTATTTTAGCGTATAACGAGGAAGATAAGAGACTGAAAGATTAA
- a CDS encoding S-adenosyl-l-methionine hydroxide adenosyltransferase family protein, with translation MSIITLTSDFGNLDYRVAAVKGKILSLNPEVNIVDITHDIPAFNLIQTSYIVRNAYKYFPKGTIHILSVDSFYHRSRKNILYKADGYYFLAADNGLLSLLFFDIKPEAIYEITLNSRFDDVVNFTSTDVFVPAAVHLANGGLPEVIGRKIDHVKQLLFPKPVFNESEKMIIGEVTYIDNFGNIISNISKDFFESSGKGNEGFTIKFRNLTLSRVFSSHTEVVSDWDRETEFHGQSAAIFNDSQLLELTIYKGSKKNGAKSLFGLNVGENIYVEFV, from the coding sequence ATGTCAATTATTACCCTTACTTCGGATTTCGGAAATTTAGATTACAGAGTAGCCGCTGTGAAAGGCAAGATTCTGTCTCTAAATCCGGAGGTAAATATTGTTGATATAACCCATGATATCCCGGCATTCAATCTTATACAGACCTCTTATATTGTTCGGAATGCATATAAATATTTCCCTAAAGGTACTATTCACATCCTGTCTGTAGACAGTTTTTACCATAGATCCAGAAAAAATATACTTTACAAAGCAGACGGCTATTATTTTCTGGCAGCCGATAACGGCCTTTTAAGCCTTCTGTTTTTTGATATAAAACCTGAAGCTATTTACGAGATCACTTTAAACAGCCGTTTTGATGATGTAGTCAACTTTACGTCAACCGATGTTTTTGTTCCTGCAGCTGTGCATCTGGCCAACGGTGGGCTTCCGGAAGTTATAGGAAGGAAAATAGATCATGTAAAACAGCTTTTGTTTCCAAAACCGGTTTTCAATGAATCTGAAAAGATGATCATTGGCGAAGTAACCTATATTGATAATTTCGGAAATATAATCTCAAATATCAGTAAAGACTTTTTTGAAAGCAGTGGTAAAGGCAATGAAGGTTTTACTATAAAATTCAGAAATTTAACACTTTCAAGAGTATTTTCAAGTCATACGGAAGTAGTTTCTGACTGGGACAGGGAAACAGAATTCCACGGACAGTCTGCAGCGATCTTCAATGACAGTCAGCTATTGGAGCTTACCATTTATAAAGGAAGCAAGAAAAACGGGGCTAAAAGCCTGTTTGGGCTCAATGTAGGCGAGAATATTTACGTTGAATTCGTCTAA
- a CDS encoding dihydrolipoamide acetyltransferase family protein yields the protein MAEYKLLLPSMGEGVMEATIITWLFNEGDNVKEDDSVVEIATDKVDSDVPTPVSGKIVKILKQKDEVAKVGEAIAILEIEGEGGNTASEEVKTETPASSPDADTLKAIEEPLNPTATSHVEFSGDLYLSPLVKSIAQQENISETELKSIKGSGLEGRITKEDILAYVSSRGNQPAQQAVSTQAAAPVAAKTPVSAPASTVSVAAGDEIIPMDRMRKIIAENMVKAKQIAPHVTSFIETDVTNVVKWRNKHKDIFEKREGEKLTFMPIFVKAIVKAIQDFPMINVSLNGDNIIKKKNINIGMATALPDGNLIVPVIKNADQLSLSGLAKAINDLAYRARNKKLRPEDTQGATYTISNVGSFGNLMGTPIIPQPQVAIIAIGAIVKKPAVLETKDGDVIAIRQLMFMSHSYDHRVVDGSLGGMMLKHVHDYLQNWDLNTEI from the coding sequence ATGGCAGAATACAAATTATTGCTTCCTTCCATGGGAGAAGGTGTTATGGAAGCGACAATTATCACTTGGTTATTTAATGAAGGTGATAATGTAAAAGAGGATGATTCCGTAGTAGAAATTGCAACAGATAAGGTAGATTCAGACGTTCCGACACCAGTTTCGGGGAAAATTGTAAAGATCCTGAAACAGAAGGACGAAGTTGCTAAAGTGGGTGAAGCCATTGCTATTTTAGAAATTGAAGGAGAAGGCGGAAATACAGCTTCTGAAGAAGTGAAAACTGAAACTCCTGCTTCATCTCCGGATGCCGATACATTAAAAGCCATCGAAGAGCCTCTAAACCCTACGGCTACTTCACATGTAGAATTTTCAGGAGACCTTTACCTATCACCTCTTGTAAAATCTATTGCTCAGCAGGAAAACATTTCTGAAACTGAACTGAAATCTATTAAAGGAAGCGGTTTAGAAGGAAGAATTACAAAAGAAGATATATTAGCCTACGTTTCCAGTAGAGGAAACCAACCGGCTCAACAAGCGGTTTCTACACAAGCAGCAGCTCCTGTAGCCGCAAAAACTCCGGTTTCAGCACCAGCTTCTACCGTTTCTGTGGCAGCAGGTGACGAGATCATCCCGATGGACAGAATGAGGAAGATCATTGCTGAAAACATGGTGAAAGCAAAACAAATTGCTCCACACGTGACCTCTTTCATTGAAACAGACGTTACCAACGTTGTAAAATGGAGAAACAAGCATAAAGATATCTTCGAAAAACGTGAGGGCGAAAAACTTACTTTCATGCCGATTTTCGTGAAAGCTATTGTGAAAGCTATTCAGGATTTCCCAATGATCAATGTTTCTTTAAATGGGGACAACATTATTAAAAAGAAAAACATCAATATCGGTATGGCAACTGCTTTACCAGATGGAAACCTAATCGTTCCAGTTATTAAAAATGCTGACCAATTGTCACTTTCAGGTCTTGCAAAAGCTATTAACGATTTGGCTTACAGAGCAAGAAATAAAAAACTAAGACCGGAAGATACTCAGGGAGCAACGTATACGATCTCTAATGTAGGAAGCTTCGGAAACCTTATGGGTACGCCAATTATTCCTCAACCTCAGGTGGCAATTATAGCAATCGGAGCGATCGTTAAAAAACCTGCAGTTCTTGAAACTAAAGATGGTGATGTAATTGCTATCCGTCAGCTGATGTTTATGTCTCACTCTTATGACCACAGAGTGGTAGATGGATCTTTAGGCGGAATGATGCTGAAACATGTTCACGATTATCTTCAGAACTGGGATCTGAATACAGAAATATAA
- a CDS encoding porin family protein codes for MKKILLIAAAAVVSANLSAQETRFGVKAGYSLSTLKFKDGGNSESTDPSHTFYAGALVEHKLSDKFALQGEVLYSPLGGKINERVEDEDDAGTFFNIKNKTTFGTILIPVSAKYFITEALSVSAGASFGLIISAKTKTVADLGLGMIPGFEISADDERDIKDQTNTLNIAPFLGAEYALENGLFFDARYNMGVSNLAKDSGDGKLTNSFLQVGVGFKFGGN; via the coding sequence ATGAAAAAAATTCTACTTATTGCAGCAGCGGCTGTTGTAAGCGCAAATCTCAGCGCTCAAGAAACAAGATTCGGGGTTAAAGCCGGTTACTCACTTTCTACTTTGAAATTTAAAGACGGAGGGAATTCTGAAAGTACAGATCCTTCACACACTTTTTATGCAGGTGCTTTAGTAGAGCATAAGCTAAGTGATAAATTTGCTCTTCAGGGGGAAGTTTTATACTCACCACTAGGAGGTAAGATTAATGAAAGAGTAGAAGATGAGGACGATGCAGGTACATTCTTTAATATTAAGAATAAAACGACTTTCGGAACTATTTTAATTCCGGTTTCTGCTAAATACTTTATTACTGAAGCCTTATCAGTTTCTGCAGGGGCAAGTTTCGGACTTATTATTTCTGCAAAAACGAAGACGGTAGCAGATCTTGGATTAGGAATGATTCCTGGATTTGAAATTTCTGCGGATGATGAAAGAGATATCAAAGATCAGACAAATACATTAAATATAGCTCCTTTCCTTGGTGCAGAATATGCATTGGAAAACGGCTTGTTCTTTGATGCAAGATACAATATGGGAGTTTCTAATTTAGCTAAGGATTCCGGAGACGGAAAACTGACTAACAGCTTCCTTCAGGTAGGTGTTGGTTTTAAATTCGGAGGAAACTAA
- a CDS encoding chloride channel protein, whose protein sequence is MLKIFFLLQKGLKKSFDNIRNEQLKNNLLQAIPFWIGSVITGFFAVMYAKVFAWGEHLLNFIMNWHAWMIFIIAPIGFVFSWWLVKEFAPYAKGSGIPQVMAAVELANPKEHTKIRSLLSLKIIIFKILSSVILVIGGGAVGREGPTIQIAGSVFRKVNEYLPHWWPKISKKNMIMTGAAAGLAAAFNTPLGGIVFAVEELSKTHINYFKTALFTAVIIAGLTAQTLAGSYLYLGYPKTNDVSLMVMFPIILVAGIAGILASQLSVTMLKMNDWKKRKLKTDKANVIFLILCALLIASIAYFINREILGSGKEIMERVLFTRDKHEDWYVPVLRMLGPALSFTSGGAGGIFAPALSAGASIGSVISGAIHLTPNETNVVVLAGMVAFLTGITRAPFTSAIIVLEMTDRHSLIFHLMLAGMVSSIASILVSRHSLYDVIKVNFLTEIRDKD, encoded by the coding sequence ATGCTGAAAATTTTCTTTCTTCTCCAAAAAGGCCTTAAAAAGTCTTTTGATAACATCCGCAATGAGCAGCTGAAAAACAATCTGCTGCAGGCGATTCCTTTCTGGATAGGATCTGTGATCACAGGTTTCTTTGCGGTCATGTATGCCAAAGTATTTGCCTGGGGAGAGCATCTGCTGAATTTTATTATGAATTGGCATGCCTGGATGATCTTTATCATTGCCCCAATAGGTTTTGTCTTTTCGTGGTGGCTGGTAAAAGAATTTGCCCCGTATGCCAAAGGCAGCGGTATACCACAGGTAATGGCAGCTGTAGAACTGGCCAATCCAAAGGAACATACTAAGATCAGAAGTCTTCTCAGTTTAAAAATTATCATTTTTAAGATCTTGTCATCCGTTATTTTGGTTATTGGAGGCGGAGCTGTCGGACGTGAAGGACCCACCATCCAGATTGCCGGTTCTGTATTCAGAAAAGTAAATGAGTACCTTCCTCACTGGTGGCCGAAAATATCAAAGAAAAACATGATTATGACGGGTGCAGCAGCTGGCCTTGCAGCAGCATTTAATACCCCTTTGGGTGGAATCGTGTTTGCTGTAGAGGAGCTTTCTAAAACCCACATTAATTATTTCAAGACGGCTTTATTTACCGCAGTAATCATTGCGGGTTTAACGGCTCAAACTTTAGCAGGATCATATTTATACTTAGGATATCCAAAAACGAATGATGTTTCTTTAATGGTGATGTTTCCTATTATTCTTGTTGCCGGAATTGCCGGAATCCTTGCCAGTCAGCTTTCCGTAACCATGCTCAAGATGAATGACTGGAAGAAAAGAAAACTTAAAACTGATAAGGCGAATGTTATTTTCCTGATATTATGTGCCCTATTGATTGCTTCTATTGCTTATTTCATCAACAGGGAAATCCTTGGATCCGGAAAAGAAATTATGGAAAGGGTTCTTTTTACCAGGGATAAGCATGAAGATTGGTATGTTCCGGTGTTAAGGATGCTTGGCCCTGCCCTTTCTTTCACTTCAGGAGGTGCGGGTGGGATTTTTGCTCCTGCCCTTTCAGCCGGTGCGAGCATAGGATCTGTCATTTCCGGAGCGATTCATTTAACGCCTAATGAAACCAATGTAGTTGTTCTTGCAGGAATGGTCGCTTTTCTTACCGGAATTACCAGAGCTCCCTTTACATCTGCTATTATTGTACTGGAAATGACGGACAGACATTCATTGATATTTCATCTGATGCTGGCAGGAATGGTTTCTTCCATTGCTTCTATTCTGGTGAGCAGACATTCTTTATATGATGTGATTAAAGTAAATTTCCTGACTGAAATCAGAGATAAGGATTAA